CAGGCCTACTTCTCCCTCGAGGCAGCTTTCCTAACCACAGATTTCTTCACGCTTAGAGTAAATGAAAATAAATAGTAGAACTGAAAAGCAGATATGTGTTCACCAAATCAAACTCGTCTTCGTGAAGTCCATGCGAGGGCTTGCCATGAGCCTGCACCCAACGAACCCATGCTTCCCTGGCGGAACGATCCTATCTCTGCTCAGAAATTGATCGGCGCATGTTCGTGATGAGATCGAATGGCGGTGTTTGCTTTGACCCGACTTCTTCTTGCAGCAATGCTGCTATGTAATGAAGCTGAGGATCGCCCAAGTATTTGTCGGGGTCTGTTCAAACCATAGAGAGCTCTTTCAAATCGACAGGTCGGGGTTCTTCGGGCTGACTTGTCTTCGCTGACTGTTGCTGGGCTTCCGGTATCTCCTCGTTGCTGATTTTTGCCTTCGTCGATGGTCCAAACTTCTTCATCCATAACTCTAGGGCCTCGTCTTTTCATCTCTCAACCCCCCTCAACTCGTCAATCAAGGTATCTTTGTCAATATCGCCTCTAATGTCGGCTAGCCTGTAGGAGATCCCTTCGTGCGTCGGATGGGAGAAGAGATAGCATCGGTGATATTCTCCTTCAGTTTTATGTattgtggtgtagtagcttgtcacgtgttcggcgttaggtaatcggcgctagggttgagtattttagGGCGACTCCGCGAGGAGAAGCTCGATATCATCGGATCAGTTATCGTACACGattcttaatactaccgtttattgttcggataccttcttgttctctactctctaccgattgcgggtcggcagcctctcttctgactattgaggctatccctctaccacagTATGTAGGTCCCCCATACAGCCCATACCTCTTGTATGGGTCTCTCGATTCTCTTGGTGGCGTAAGAGATTCGCATTCGCTTACTCTTCTCTGAGAAGGCCAGTGTCGGCTTGATGGGGTCGCTCATGGCTCAAGGCTTCGTTAGTGTTGTTGTCGCTTGATGAGTCGGTATCTGGAAAATAATATTGTGGGATAGAGGtggaagagagagaagaggtATAATTAGAGCAATTTATAGCCCTGTCCTAACATGTCCAGAGGTAGGAGATCAGACTGCACACTAAAGGTGTATTTTAACACTTTTTTGTAACCACACGATTCTCGGATATCGGTAAACTAGTTTTACAGTTTAATCCTGATCGACTTTGACTGCATATACGCCAACAAGCCCTCTTTACCCAACTCTCGACCCATTCCGCTCTGCTTGTAGCCGCCAAAAGGCATGATGTTGTCTGGTGCATATCCAGAGTTGATACCAATCGTGCCAGCCTTGATCTTGGAAGAGACGCGAAGCGCGCGCGCGAGGTTCTCCGTGTATATGGCTGCTGACAGGCCTGGTAAAAGAATTAGTATGTGTCACCACACCAGCGTTGAAGGTGTCAACTCACCGTAACTTGTATCGTTCGCCAGCTTGATAGCCTCCTCTTCCGCTTCAAATGTCAATACAGATAGCACTGGGCCGAATATTTCTTCCCTGTAGATCGTGCTGTCTTTGCCAGGGTTCAGGAATATCGTTGGAGTGACGAAGGCACCCTTGTCTCCTTTCCGTTCACCGCCAACCAGCAGCTTCGCTTCCGACTTGCCCGTTTCGATGTAACCGAGAACGCGCTCGAGTTGCTTCGTATCCGCTAGTGGGCCAAGTCTCGTATTGGCGTCGCTGGGGTCGCCCATCATACCAGCGGCACCCTCAAAGTGCGCTTTTAGGGTTGCTATGAACTTGTCGGCGATGTTAGACTGTACGAATAGGCGAGAGGTCGCAATGCAAGCTTGTCCGGAGTTGAAGAGGAAGCCTTGTGAGTTTCTAGAGGAATGTCAGCTGCGTTAGCTATGCGAAAAAAGAACACTTACGCTGCAATAGCAGCATCGAAATCTGCGTCATCAAACACTAGAGATGGGGATTTCCCCCCAAGCTCCAGCGTCACTCGCTTCATATTACTCTTGTTTGCTGCATCGACGACCTTTCTTCCTGAAAGACCAGATCCAGTAAAGCTGATCTTGTCGATGTCCATGTGTGCAGCCATCAAAGCTCCGGTTTTTCCCGCGCCAGTGATAATGTTGACGACTCCAGGAGGGAATCCAGCTTCTTTGAAAAGGCGCGCGATGATCAAGATGCTGAATGGAGATTTCTCGGATCCTTTGAAGACAAAGGTGTTGCCAGCTGCCAGAGCAGGTGCCATCTTCCATGCCATGGTCCTGGGTTTGTTAGTATCTCCTCTCAGACTTTTGCTGTACAACATACATGATAGAGACATTCCAGGGACCAATGCCCGCACAAACGCCGTAGGGCTCGTATTGAGTTATCCTGAAAGCGCCATCTTCTAAGGGATAGGTCTGTCCTTCGATCTTGTCCGCCCAACCTACGCAGATTCACGAGATTAGTAAAGTCGCGCCTCTGTCTCGCAGTTCACATACCAGCGTAGTATCTCCATGTTGTTGCAACCATAGGTACTATCCAGCCGCCCATGATAGACGTGGGCTGGCCCATTGCAGTGACTTCGGCTTTGGTGATCTCGGCATCATTTGCTTCGATGAGATCCGCAAGCTTGAGCATTACTTTGGCGCGCTGGGCCCCGTTGAACTTGCTCCACGGTCCATTTTCGTAAGCTTCGCGGGCGGCAGCGACGGCGGCATCAACTTCGGCAGCATCGGCCAGGTTGATCTCACCCACTATCTCGTCGTTTGCGGGGTTGTAGACTGTGTAATTTTCAGAAGAGGAGCCTTCAATAAGCTGTAAAGGTTAGCCTTGCTACTGAGCAGAGATGGCCACGTCTTGCCTCCTCGTTGATAAGATGGAAGTACTTCGACATTGCCGATTGAGTGGAGTGCAGGGTAGTATTCAAATACAGGAAGAAGCGAAGATGTCTGCGATATACCGAACGTCTCAGTCTGCATTATATAGTGAAACTTGTTGCCCCTCCATGCTGTCGTCAGATGCTTTCGCCGCTTCGCATCTCCTACAATCAGCATCGCTTCAGTGATCACTCATCCTTCAACCCCGCTTCCTTTAACGGTTACATCCGTGAAGATTACCCATTATGTGTTACTCGAGGTTCGCCTGTGTGTTAGCGCTTATTGGCATGCATGCGGCGTAGTGAGATCGCCCCTCAGCACAGCTTGATGAACAGTAACTAATCTAACAGAGAAGGACGGTTTGTCGCGTTCCGCGGATGTCAGAAGCTACTCAGCGTTTGGCGGCTGGTTTAAATAGGCAGAGGCAAAAGTGAAAATGCTCGGTAGAGCTCTCGTTAAAATCATGTACCTAGCTGACTTGAGTAAAACAATGCCATCCATCAGGTGTCAAAGAGTATGGATCTATCCAAGAATCATGTGAATATGTATGATGATGCACGAATTTGTAATTACCGCTGCGAGTTTCCGGAAAGAGAAAGAGCCCTGGTTGCACAAGCCAATGACTAAGCTTGCCCCACTTGCTGCATGCGTATGTTGGAGTTCCAATGCCATGTGCGTAGTATTGCTTTGTATGTGGGAATGCAATCATTCCTTCAAACTTGATCAACTCACAACTTCCGATAGCCGCTTCTCAAGATCTCGAAAGCAAGACATGCAAGGCCATGAAGAAACCCAGGTCTTAACCACTACCTTGTCCCCAATCCAGATCCATTCGTAGCACCTACACATTACTCGTATCCGCCTTACCGCTCCTCCGCCATCTCCCTCCCAGTCTCCGTCTTCATCATACGCGGATAATGTGCGAAGCGCTCCTCAACAGGTCTAATCCAGTTTCCAATCAACTCGTCACTACGAACATTATTGCCGTCGCCGTATGGAGGGAAACGGCTCACACCAACCGCGCCAAGTCCCTCCAGCCGAACCGCGTCTTGAAAGATGCAAAATGCGTGATTTTCATCCGCGAAAGCCTTGACGCCTTCTTCATCTGCGATTTCCATGGTGTATGGGACCTTTGCGATTAGCTGAGCGGCCTGGTAGCGGATGGCTGCTGGACAGCCGATGTGACGGTTAAGATGACTTCTATTCAAGCGAGTAGAAGGTTAGCTTTTTGCTCCGcaacagttatgagcccgggATCGCTTGATCCTGCCCCAGTAACACCTTGGTGGTTTACTGGTAGGGTGGGTGACCGCATGCGAGCTGTGCACACCACAATTAGCCAAGAACACTGCGCATGACAGCTGCAAAGCTGGGAGCCAGCTGTTAGGGCCACGGACGTAGAATACCAGATGCTCGGAGCAGAATATACAGGGCATGTTGCACTGCGGTCAACATGTATGAAAACCTTGAAAAGCTACCAGCTCTGCGCTATTGCTACGATCTGGGGGGGTGTGTGACGGTTAAGATGACTTCTATTCAAGCGAGTAGAAGGTTAGCCTTTTGCTCCGCAACAGCCGAGCGGTTCGAGGAAGGCGTCGATGATGTCGATTTGCGACCATGTTTCTCCTGCGTCTTGGTATATGTCATTGCTAACGTCGTGTATCATGCATGCGACCCAGATAGATAAAGGGTCGATGCTACGTGCCCATTCGTTGCATTCACTCTCTTTGTGGAGAATTGTAGCGGCGTTGGAGACGATGCGGCAGACGTGCTGGTAGTCGTGCGATGGATTCATCGTCTCTCCAAACCTGCGTATAGAGATGTTGATGGCCGCGAACCATTGACGGTGCTCTGGCTCGATGGCTAACTTGTCCATGTCAAATAGTGAATAGTCATTCTTGACAGCTTCGGTCTCGAGCGTGACAGGTCTTGATGTTGGAAGTGCGGGAAGAGCCTTGTCCAATAGGCTCATATTCACTTTCGCTGGAGTCGATGTGTTCGTGGTAGTGGGAGAGGTGTTTGCATTTCGAACTGGTGTAGCGGGTGCATCCATTGGAGGGGGTGGAGGAGATCCGATCGCGGCCTGGCTCTTCGACAGACCACGAAAGCGGTGCGAGATCGCATTGACAAGGTCCTTCATGGTGAAACTGCAGAGTATGATTCGACTAGTATCTAGAGTAGCTGGTGAAGATCAATGGTAGATCTGTCGAACGTATCGCCAAGGGTAGAAGTGGACACAAGGAAAGAAGCGTCAAGGGATAAATTGCCAGCTTGAGTATGACATCCCGTTAGCCTGCGAGATTAATGCGCTCTTTGAACATAGGTGAGTGCGCCCTTCACCCAGGCTTGGCACAAGGTTTGCACATGCGCCGCCAAGGTGAGCCCTCCCTCTACTCCACGACCCTGCAGTAGTCCGAATAATCATGCTTCTCTTCTGATTTCTGCTCATCAATTGTTTCAATTCCGTAAGCCCTCAAGATCCACTCCCACAGAAGCGCGTTTCCGAGTCGAACAGGTCTTAGCAGAATCCAACTGATGAACACGGACCATACCGTAGTCAAATCGTAAAGGACTTCTATGCTTAACAGTGCTTCCAACCAACTGAGACGAAGGCGTTTGGGTTGGGCCACGAGATGTATGAGCATGTTCATGGAGTAGTATGTTACCAGGGATCCGCCCCCAGATACAACGTCTTCTAGTATTGCTCTCCAACTGTGACGCAGGAACCTAAGAAAAGCTTTTGTAGACAATTCACGATTTGCCTTCAGCTGTACGGGCATCGTCTCCAACCGAGCTCTGTAATGCGAGGCGAAGATGATATGCCATGTCTCTGGATACCTGGCCTGTGGATCCTTGATATCGAATCTCAGCCGAATCCATTCAAGATGCGATATGACAAAGAAAATGAGACAGAAATGTAGTGCTAACGGGTAGAGCTCGGTCATCTCGGCGGGGTGTTCTAAGAGGTATTCGGGCAGCCAGTGTGCTACGGGTCCTAGCAGTATGGACAATAGTGATAGGGCAAGCGCATATGACACTTGTACATTGTACTTGCGTCTAATGACGAATTGATAACCCACCCAGAGGATTGAAAGAATAAGGAACAAAAGAGGTCCCCCTTTGGTGTACATATGGTATGGCACAGCTGCGCCTGAATAAACGAGGTACGACACATAGCGATATGGTGAGATGGGCTGGATTCTCGACGGTGTCCTGGAGGAGTCCTCCATCGTGTCGTTGTTTTTGAATGAgtgtgtgtatgtgtgtgttGGGATGGAAAGAAAGAGTCTTGgggagaaggagagagaCAGAGAGAAAAAGAAAAGAGAGAGGGGGGAAGAGAATATATGTGCGTCAACCCTATACACTGTCATTTTGGTAGCGACTCAAGTAACCATGATAAAGCTGACGCACCGACCCGCCCAGAACTACCACATCATAATGACTGCGAATGATTACAGCGACTCCCTGGATTCTGAAACACAAGACCAGTCACAATCCACATATCGTCGCTTCCGCATACAGGTTTGGTAGCGACCCACCGTGCCCAAGAAATAGCGAAAGACGTGAGATCTCACGAATGGGATGTGGTATCTTTGTGTCGTACCATGGAACAAGTCCATGCGCCGAGTGAACAGACATGGCTTCCGAGGATATGATAACCTGAAAAAAAGTGTCGTATCCTAACGCTGTTGCTCCGGGCTAGTACAGCCATGATCAGACGATACTGTCTTGCCGGATCTCGAACATGCCCTTCTGAGCATACTCTTTACTCCTTTCATGCGTAACTTATACCGCTGGTCCTCGCCTGACTTTGCGAGAAGGCGTTGCAGACAGGAGTCTCGCAGCTGGTCCCTGGAGCCGCAACGGCCCACCTCTTGGAGCGCAGCCTGGTATACTCATAATGTGTGTAATAGATCCTAAACCCCAACGCTCCCCATCCTCAACCACCCACCTTAGCCACATCCCCACCCTTCTCCAGCGCATCCTCTTCAACATTTCCCTCAACTTTCTCCACATCCCCTCCATCCGAATCCCCTCCTTCTGCATCTTCACCGTCCTCTCCCTCAACCCCAGCCTTCCCCTCCTCCAACGCCCTATACTTCCTTCTTGCCTTCTTGGCCTTACTAGCCTTCTTCTTACTCTTCTCCCTAGCCTTCACCCTCGTCCTCGCCTCATCCCCCAACTGCAACTCCTCAATGCGATCCTGCAGTATACGCCGCGCCATCTTGCGGTTAATCTCCCGCGACCGCGTATCCTGGTACTTGACTACGATGCCTGTGGGGATGTGCTTGAGCTGCACGGCTGACGATGTTTTATTGATCTTTTGACCCCCGGGCCCGGAGCCTTTGAGGAAGTTTTCTATGAGGTCTGAGTCGGGGAGGGGCACGCGGGGCGGGAGGGATTTGGAGAGGAGGGGGTGGGATGTGTGTAGCGGGCGGTGGAGGGGAAGGCGGGCGAAGATGCGCATGGTAGTCGTGGAGGTAGTTTCAAGGCGGGAGGTGAAGTGATGGGTGCATCGTGATAGCATTGACGCGGAGGAGCGggttgtcgtcgtcgttgtGATAGCTTTCAAAGTTGCATCGTTGTTGGCAGATACGCGCACTTTCTCGAACAAACTACTCGGGAGCAATCCCCGTAACGTTGATCCCTGCTCCCAATCCACACCACAACCCCGTCCCTGAACCCTCAATCTCCCGCATCACCAACAACAGCAACCCGACAGCAACCCGCGCACCATTAGCCCACGCGACTGCGCCTCTTCGAACTACCGCAGCCCTATCCCTGCGCCGCAAAATACCACGCAATTCCCCAAATTAAACATACAATCAACGACTTTTACATGATCGACTCTACCGTCCTCGCAACCGTCATCCTCCTCTCCTCTGCATCCGCGCTCCTCCTCGCCGCCATGCTGTACCCGTCCGCCCTGCTACGCTGGTTCCAGCGTAAGCGCTATCAATACGAAGTCACCTTCTCCCTGTACATGTTGACATCTACGGAAAAGTTTATTTTCAGTACGTTTGCATCACAGCCTTTTCCTGCGCTTCCGCTATTCGCAGAGACAAGGCCCCCTTTCGCTTTTCGCACGCAATAAATGGCTAATGTGGTTGCAACAGATTCGGTGctcttccttcttctctccCTCCTTATTATCGCCGCGTCGTTGTATCTACCGGAACATCTTACTATTATCGCGAATCGCATGTTTTATTACTTGTCGGGGCATCAGGAGACGCTTGCGAGTGGGGCGCAGAAGATGGGACAGCCGCCGATGGCTGAGTCGGGTGTCCCTTCACATGCACCGTTGGGGGAATTATAAGGGCGCAGAGAATGTATAATGGGGATAATGGGTCTGTGGGTGTTCGGAAATTCGCCCATGGTTGGTCCTGGGTAGCATGTGAAAGCGGTGGGAGAGCCTGGTGGTTGGGGAGGTGGATTATGCTATCTCTTCAACCTGTTGTATATTCGGTGTTGTTATCAAGACTTGGTTCAATTGTATAGAAGGACGCTGGCGTTATTGGAGCGTATTTGCAAGCATCATCTTCAGCTCGGGGCCTTGTGCACAGCAGAGATACCATACTAATGTTAATGCCATGTTATCACATCCATTACCATGTTCAAGCTTGGGTAACGTATTCCTCGTGCATGACGACCAAAAATATAGCACATCCAGGGGCTAGCTGGTATATTGACTTCCACAATACATTACATCGATCAATTGGAGGTATATGAAAAACCAAAACGTCCTCAAGATCTGACTCAAGCCACCTAATGCTTGATTGATTGCGAGAAGGAGAACGTCCGCCAACTTAAGGATGATAGCCGCACCACCAGAAAATGCCATGTAGAAACGAGAGGCAAATGATTGGACATGTAAAACCAAGAAAAATGTAACGTAATAATCACAATCCACCCTATCTTTACTACCCGAAGAGAACCCGCACTGCATTGACCAACGCCGCAGTGCTATAGTCGTTGATGGTAACCAGAGTTGGAAAATCGTACGTGGCATTGGCGTAGGCTTGCGCAATAGCATCGTCGGCGACCAGAAGCAGAATGATTGGAATACCCACTGTTATGGCGTTTTTCTTAGTCTGTGTCGTTATATCTCGGGCGAACTTCAACTGTCGCTCAAATGCTTGAGTGTCGTGACTGAGAACGTTGGCAGTGGTACAGATGACAATGACGACCGCTCCGCATGCCCGAAGGAAGTCTCCATGCGTCTCAGTCATACCGTAGTCGAGACGGTACGGGACGTGCCGCACTTGACGTGGTAGTGCTCGACCTAAAGGCTCGAATGGGTCCATGTTCTTGGCCAATGTGGTAGAAGGTGAATGAGGTACGAATGGAGTGAATAATGTGATTATCTCGGCTTCATTGAGGCATCGTAGTCGTTGAAGGGTGTTCGTTGGGCAGCGCAAGAGTTTTGCATTACCGGAGGATGGGGCATTTTGGAGTTGTGCTGTCAATGCAGACTTGCTCGGTGCCTGTGGTGTCATATGGACGCGCTGGCTCTTCCGTCCGACCATTGTCATGTACTGGTCAACCCAAGTAAGATCTCGAACCAAGAAGTTAATAGGACGGGGGATCGCAAGTGCATCGATGACCAACGTCCAGCTTTTGATTTCTGCTTCGAATCGAATCTCGCTTCCAGCTCAGTCTGAGGCCTCGGGTCGAAAAATAAGATAGGATGCTACCCGTGAGACGGATGGAACCGTTACAGGCAACCGGGGTAGAGTAAGATGTTACTAGTGAGGTTTCTTGGATATCAAAATGGCAAGGTAACGATGTAGCTACCAGATTTCGCGGCCGTTCCAGAGGTCGTTGGAAGATATGCTGATATAGAGCCCTGGTAGCTAGAATGACGATCAAACTGATGTTGCCTGCATCATTCAAGCCATACGGGCCGGTTCACCGCAACGTCTAGCTCTACAGTCGGTTATTGAAATTTATGTTTGAGGTGGCACGAGATCAAAGAAGAAATATGTAGTACAAGACCTTGGCCATGCGGTTACGGCGTGCATTAAGCCAGGCCGTACCAGGCGGAGTTGGTTCCGAGTGGATACGATCTCAGTCAACGGCCACGACTGAAGTACTGCGGCGGCGGTGCATGTGGGTAAGTAGTTCAAAAAGCGTTTAACCGCATGACGACGGTTGCATCGGATAGCAGCAGGATCGTGTACCGGCAGATGGATACAGGCCAATAAAACACCATATGCTAGGTGAAAATCGCAATAGTAGCGAATTATCCAATGGATCGGCCGAGGCGCTCTTGTATTGGTACAAGTTCAAAATAGAGGGCGATCCTTGACCGGAAACGGATGCAGTGAACCTATGACTACTCGAGTTATAGGGACCAGAGACTGGCCGGGTTGGTAGCTTAGGTAGGTTCCCGCCGCATATACGCCATCAGTCAGGGAGTACAGCACGCGGGGGTCAGTACGATTCGAGTGGAGGTGCAGCAGGCATGCTCAAGTTGATCGCTGACCTGTAAGGCGACCTGCCACTCGAGACCGATCAAGACCGCGCAGGCCGAGAATACGACCGCTCAATGCTTTTTTGTGTAACTCCAAGGGTTGACTTTAATGTGGCGAGGGTCGAGAGCTGCGGTGCATGTTCCAGTGACGGCAAGGCCATGCGGGTGACATCTGCACGACTGGTTGAAAATAGTCTAGGTAGCGTGAACGAGCCGCGGATAGCCAGACCGGCAGCCGCAATGTTGTGCATGCATACGCGGCAGATTTGGCTTGCCATGGACAACTAACTGGCGATGCATGACGAAGGGTTGAGTGAGGGCGAGTGAAGGAGGTGTGGCATGTGCGAGCCTGGCTTGCGGTCCCGGCCTCCTCGCTTGTTTCCTTCCCGTCCAAAGCGGCAAGGCGCGTCAGATGTCAACAACCATCACGACGCGCCCGCCTACATACACTGAAGCCACCTTTAACGGCTGACCTCGGTCTTActgtgtgtgtgtgttgcATTGAGAGCGTGATGCCATCTGTTACCGGTAAACCCACTTCGATCTCGCCCTGTGCCAGCTACTGACCGGCGCCGCAGATGAGCGGCCCACGCTGCAGGAGACGCTAAACTTGTTGCATGAAGGCAAGTTGCTATGCGGCTGCTCAGTCCGTCCAGTCACGGAAAGCGCTGACCATGGTTCACAGCATCTAGAACAACCGCAAAGCAACGGACTATCAAAGTCTCCAGCATAGTCCATGTCATTTGCCGGTACGCTTTGGAACAAGGGCTTGACCAAGATGCGCTTCGTGAGGTTGTGCAACTCGCATCTGTGAAGACTTTGTTAGACCAAACGACAATCACTACTCTTGTCAAAAACTTGTACCCCTCCCAAAGGATCCCAAGCGATGTTGTCATCACTGTCGTGGGCGCTCTTGGGCAGGGCAAGGGCAAGCCTTCGTCTGGTACGCAAGATAGCCTCGTAAAATGGCTTATAACGGTCCACGAGATCATCGAGGACCCTAATGTCTTGTCTCGTCTGTATGGAGTGCTATTCGGTATGCTTGATATGATCAGTATCAGGTGCGTCAACCCAGTCAGATTTCGACCACATGGGTACTAAGATTAGAAGGACATCCTTGTGTCATCTGCTGTCTTTGATTACCCGCAGGAAGCATGTCAAGCCATTTCGGATACAGCAGCTGTACGTATGGATATACTGCTCAAAAGAGAGCTATCCGCCGTCAGCCACTAATTGACGCAGACTTGAGCTCTCCCGTGGATTAAGCAATGAGCCTGCGCTTCAAGGGCTTCTTCGCGTGTACAAGGACTACTACCCAGATATAATTCTTGGAAGTACCTCGACGAGCCGGAAGTCGTTCGCTCCGGTAAGCATCCGTCCCTTGTACTACCGCAAATGCAACCTCAGATCTCTGTTGTGCCTTCCCCGCAGCTCATTGTCGTACTGCTGAACATGTACTAACGGAAAAGCGACCGGATGATGAATGGCGGGCCAGGATCACCGCAGTTCACGCGAATAGCACAGCAGCAGACGACTTTACGGCAGACGTGCAGAATGGCTTCAAGGTGCGACGAAAGGGACCTAGAGGTAGCAAAGGATCGGCTATCCCCGACGTCCACACCTACCATGCTACTGAAGTACGTCAAATTGCTACCAAGAGCGACAAGCGTTGACATGGTGTGGCAGGCATCCATAACCTTAGAAGGCATCGATAACGTGGACGATTTTGTGGAGAAGCTTGACAGGATTGAGCCCCCAGGTCAGCTAGTGTCCCTGCTTGCGGATCCACTACTGCAAAAGTACGTCGATCTAAAGCCTTCGCCGATTGCAATTGCCAGAATTGGTATCTGGCTCTCGACATGTCTAGAGGAGCAATACGATCTCTATCGTCAAGGGGATAGGGATGATCGATATCTTTCCGAAGTCCTTGATGGGCTATTGACGTGGGCACAATATACTAAGGTGAGTGCATCCCATAGCGGCTCGATACATTACTAACCGTTTTCAGTCAATACATCCAACTGCATTGGCGTTCCTGCGAGAATTTCTACTAATCTGGAATGGACCAGACCATCTTGCTACGATTCTGGGACTGCTGTCTTATGCCGAGATTGAGGAATTTGAAGATATTCAAGCCACCTACTTCTCCCCTATCGAACGAGCTCTATCAGCCCAGGGTATCCCAGCATATACAGAGCTCGTCAACTTTTACATCATGCTGCTACAACACCAGATATCGAACACATCCATGAAGCTACCTGACCGTATCGATACTGCTCAGCAGGTATTGAGAGATTTGGTGGCGCATGTATCCACGTTGTTCACCTCAGCCCTTTTGTCAGTACCGCAAGACTCAGGCGTCGGACTCAAATCGGCTATCCTCTCCTTCTACGAGCTACTAAGCACCTCCTCAAAACCACACGTTATCCCGATCATACTTCCACCGATGCATCTTGTGTAT
This sequence is a window from Pyrenophora tritici-repentis strain M4 chromosome 4, whole genome shotgun sequence. Protein-coding genes within it:
- a CDS encoding CENP-I domain containing protein → MRLLTSRTTAKQRTIKVSSIVHVICRYALEQGLDQDALREVVQLASVKTLLDQTTITTLVKNLYPSQRIPSDVVITVVGALGQGKGKPSSGTQDSLVKWLITVHEIIEDPNVLSRLYGVLFGMLDMISIRTSLCHLLSLITRRKHVKPFRIQQLLELSRGLSNEPALQGLLRVYKDYYPDIILGSTSTSRKSFAPRPDDEWRARITAVHANSTAADDFTADVQNGFKVRRKGPRGSKGSAIPDVHTYHATEASITLEGIDNVDDFVEKLDRIEPPGQLVSLLADPLLQKYVDLKPSPIAIARIGIWLSTCLEEQYDLYRQGDRDDRYLSEVLDGLLTWAQYTKSIHPTALAFLREFLLIWNGPDHLATILGLLSYAEIEEFEDIQATYFSPIERALSAQGIPAYTELVNFYIMLLQHQISNTSMKLPDRIDTAQQVLRDLVAHVSTLFTSALLSVPQDSGVGLKSAILSFYELLSTSSKPHVIPIILPPMHLVYLLAQDTSSVILSRICGIIGAYKSAFDAHPKPIKKYYSTEVTDAFNHCLRDMYNLVWVSRGLLAQDQKSQGLYCDAELRFELNSYLNNLSREYSIGNAFTLCNSAWLASLTAAAWREVEERKINQGGLDKSKVRYHQGLVSEKSLETLKRKGGVSVEWEGPSGFKVMVLQWLDERGMGGIRSLMFATVMNLKTAL
- a CDS encoding PAT1 multi-domain protein, with translation MRIFARLPLHRPLHTSHPLLSKSLPPRVPLPDSDLIENFLKGSGPGGQKINKTSSAVQLKHIPTGIVVKYQDTRSREINRKMARRILQDRIEELQLGDEARTRVKAREKSKKKASKAKKARRKYRALEEGKAGVEGEDGEDAEGGDSDGGDVEKVEGNVEEDALEKGGDVAKVGG
- a CDS encoding PutA, NAD-dependent aldehyde dehydrogenase, yielding MSKYFHLINEELIEGSSSENYTVYNPANDEIVGEINLADAAEVDAAVAAAREAYENGPWSKFNGAQRAKVMLKLADLIEANDAEITKAEVTAMGQPTSIMGGWIVPMVATTWRYYAGWADKIEGQTYPLEDGAFRITQYEPYGVCAGIGPWNVSIMTMAWKMAPALAAGNTFVFKGSEKSPFSILIIARLFKEAGFPPGVVNIITGAGKTGALMAAHMDIDKISFTGSGLSGRKVVDAANKSNMKRVTLELGGKSPSLVFDDADFDAAIAANSQGFLFNSGQACIATSRLFVQSNIADKFIATLKAHFEGAAGMMGDPSDANTRLGPLADTKQLERVLGYIETGKSEAKLLVGGERKGDKGAFVTPTIFLNPGKDSTIYREEIFGPVLSVLTFEAEEEAIKLANDTSYGLSAAIYTENLARALRVSSKIKAGTIGINSGYAPDNIMPFGGYKQSGMGRELGKEGLLAYMQSKSIRIKL